The following nucleotide sequence is from Phycisphaerae bacterium.
GCTGCGCACTCACCGGTCACGGGTGACATACTCCACGAACAAACGAATCGATTCAGGTGGGGCGAACTGCCGAGACCTTTCGAGGGAATCACATAAGTTTGAAATTGCGCACTCAATCGAGGTGCTTCAGTCGATTGTGATGCAATCCTTCGATTGCCGCATGATTTACGTTAAGCCACGCGCTTCAAGGGGAAAGCCTCCATCGCGATGCCTTGGGGATTGGCCGCGGCATAGCCCTCAACGCATCGTGGTGAGTTCTGTTGCGACCTAACGCCATCACGCCCTCGGCATCATCACCGAGTCGCCGTGTGCCGACAGCTTTCTGCGCGAGAAATCGCACACGAAGTTGCACATTCACGATTGCCTTTGCCGACCGAGATCCATTATCATCAGTGTCTCTCGGCTCCCAGGGCATCGGCGAGCTTAGGTAGCTTCGGCGATGCGACGGCCCAAGAAGGATCCGGGCAGTTCTCTTCATTGAAGTTGCTCGATCGACGGCCGGAGCCCGCCGCCCACCTCCGAAACTACCCCGTAAGAAACAACTATCGACAAATTCGTCGATTCCCTTCGAGCCTTGCGCGAGCGCAGTGCCATGATTAAGGCATCGCTGAGCAGGTCCGACGTAATTCCCTTCGACGCGAACATCAGGACCGACGGGCGCCGTTACCGGCGTGCTTTCATCAATTCCAAACGGCCGAGTTTTCTGTGGACGCGGATGCAGTACGCGCCGGCCGAATTCTGCCACAGAGAAAGGATCGCGAATTGGGCATCTCTTTGGGGGACCATCGTGATGCATCAGTGAATCCCAGTCTTGTCAGGAGGAATCAACATGTGCTCGAACACTTTGGAAAGGTATGTGAAGACGAGCAATACCTTGCGAAACTTCTGGTGGCTGTGCCTCGTCTTGCCCGTTGGGTTGGCGTGGGCCAACTCTGTCGTCGCGCAGTCGCTCACCAGACCGGACCCCGCGGACGATCGCCCGGCAATGCAGGTGGATCCGACGCCCGCTGCCGTGAACACGACACCGGAGCGACCCGAGCCCGGCGGCCGACGTGGTCCGATGAGCAGCGCTTCCGATGAAACACAGATGCTCATTGGCGATCTCACAGAGAGACCGCGATCGGGCTGGCTCAGTGACGTTCTCGTGGGAGATCCCACATTCGATGAAGTCGAGCCGGCAATGTGCAAGTCGCCGGAGGGTGTACTGTTCATTGCCGTCGAACAGTACGGTGCGACCTACGACGGCTGGGTGCGGGTCTACCGCTCCAATGATGGCGGTCAGACCTGGGCATGGTTGATAAGTTTCAGGACCGGCACGGAATCCAGAAATCCGTCGATCACCTATGCCAAGCGCGCGTCCGGAGAGAAATGGGTCTTTCTTGCATACGCAGCGACGATGTCCGACTCTTCGAAGCAGATCATCGTGATTCGATTCGACCCAAGCAACCCCTCAGGCACCTGGACGCCGGTGACTGCGGCAACGGGGATCACAGGGACACCGGACATCTACCCCCGCATCTGCACGGATACTCTCATCTACGACGTGTTCTACGTCTATGTCACCTACAGCGTGAACGCCGTCGACTACTACGCCGTCAAGTTCACGCGCAGCCTCGACTACGGCCTGACCTATTCGGCGCCGCAGGATATCACGGGCGGCGCGGAATCTTCGTCGTTCATGAGCCGCCCCGACATCGCATACGGCAGCGCGGGCCTTTTCGTCGCTTTCGAGAAAGCCGGCTGGACGGGAAGCGCCTGGAAGACCCAGGTCTGGGTGACGCGCAGCACCAATTACGGCGGCACCTGGAGCGCCCCCATCCAGCTGACCACGGCCGAGGACGGCGCCTGGCATCCATCGGTTGCCGCGGCCGTCGGCGTTTCGACGGTGATGATCGCCTTCACGCAGCCGTTCGCATCGCAGACCGACATCTTCTGCGCCTACTCGACCAATGGCGGGACGTCCTTCAGTTCCGGCGGTCCGCTGCCACGAACCTTCGACGATGAGAAGACGGTGGCATTGTCCGTCAGCGACAGCGGCGGTCTCTACCACGCCGCGTTCTGGCGTGCGTACAACATCGAATACACCTCCACCGATGCAACCTCACCGCTTCCCTGGGCCCCGGTGGCGCTCGTCAACGAGGCCAACTGGGCGAGTTCGGCCTACAGCCGTCCCGCGATCTGCATCAACCCGACCAAGCCGAAAGCTCAGGAGGCATGCGTCGCGTGGACCGACTACCGCGGATCGTTCTACGACGTGTACTTCGATGCGGAGTTCCGCGACGGCGCTTGCTGCTTCCCCGACGAGTCCTGCTCGGTGATGAATCAGACCGATTGCATTGGCGCGGGTGGAGTCTGGCAGGGCTCGGGCATCGCATGCGAATCGGGCCTGTGTCTCATCGATCCCTGCGACACGGATTCCATGGCGCCCACCGCGCACCTGACCCTGGGGGATTTCCAGTGCGTCCCGGCAGCCGGCATCACGCCGATCGTCGCAACCACAACCGATCCGGAGGGAAATCTGGATACCTGGATGCTCGAGGAACGAGGGATGGGGGCCTCCCCGTGGAACCTGGTTGCCATGGGGCACACCCCGATTGTCAACGGCGTCCTGCTGAACTGGGTCCCCGCCGCACCCGGCTATCGCATGCTGCGACTCACGGCGCTCGACGCCTGCGGGCACACTTCGACCGACGTGCACCTGATGTACGCGGATCAGGGGCCACAGACCGTTCTCAACTATCCCGCCGCGGGCGCGATCCTCGGCGGATCGGCCGTGTGCATCGACGGCCTGGTCTCGCACGGCGTCTGCGCGCTGAGCTGGCTGCTTGAATACCGGCCGGGCGCCGGAGCGTGGACGACCCTGGCAAACGGAACCAGCGCGGTGCTCAACCTGCCGCTGGGGCAATGGAACACCACGGCTCTCGCCGACGGATCCTACTCGATTCGGCTCTCCGCCACGTCGATCGGCGGCGCGAATTCCCGAACGGTGGGCGTCACGGTGGACAACACGCCCCCCGTCGCGGTCATCAGTTCGCCGGTTTCCTGCACCTTCGTCGACGGCGTGGTCCCGATCGTCGGCACGGCGAACGACGCCAATCTCCTGGGCTGGCAGTTGTATTACGCCGGCGGCGATGCCCACGGCTGGATTCTGATCAACAGCGGCACGACGCCCGTCATCAACGGCGTGCTGGCCAACTGGAACGCGGCGGCCCTGGCACCCTGCGCCTATGCCCTGCGGCTGGTCGTCACGGACAAATCGGTCCTCGACTGCAACTCGGCCCTGCATAACCAGCGCGAGTATGTCACCCTCGTGGCTGTCGGCGTGGGCGGCGATTGCGACATGAACGGCGACGGCTTCGCCAACGGAATGGACGTCCAGCCGTTTGTGAACTGCCTGCTGACCGGGCCGTGACACCCACGGCCGCGCGGGACGGGCAGACTCGGACCGCGGACCGGACGATGAAATATGAGGAACGGCGCGGCGACGAATCGAACCGCACCGTTCCTCAATGGCGGGAAGCGGGAGCGGCCGCCCGCGCCCCCGACTTTCGCAAAAGAGGGCCGCGCCGGCGCGGGAATGGCCCCGCGCGCCGGAAATGTGTCGCCCTTCGCGCGGAATCCGTACGCATTTACCGCGAATGAGGCGGCATCCACGCCAAATCTCAACGACTCCGCTCCGAATCTCACGAACGCCGCGCCAAAAATCACAGTTTTCGTGACGAAAACTGTGTTATTCGCGCCGGGGCGTGAATCCGCTTCGCATTGAATCGGCGGGGGGCTGACAGTATGCTCCCGCAGGATGGGAAAGAAGAAAGTCCGGGCAAAGACCACCAAGAATTCGGCGGCGGCTCGTCCCGGTCGGGCCTCGTCGCTGATCGACACGCGAGCACGCAGGCCTACATCGACTACATGCGGCCGCGCTGCGTGGAACTGGCGCGGGTGCTGAAGAAGACCGGCTCGTTCTATTACCACTGCGATTGGCACGCCAGCCACTCTCGCACAAGAATGGTGGCTTGATGGTTACTGACGCAAGTACACTCAACCCCGACGAGCGCTATCTAGCTCTCATCCGCAACGCTCTGCGCGTCTGCCTCAACTACAAGCCCGCCTTCGGACATGGCAAGGGCGACGGCATCTCCCTCGATCGCTTCCAACAAATATATAGAGAGGATGAGTTTTATTCGTGGTTCGGGCTGGATTCGCCGTTGGTCTACTCTGCGCATAAGGCCGCCGGGGGGATGACCTCGGTGTACCGACAGATCGGACTGAGTTGCCAACTGGTCTTTCAGAACATCCTGCAAGACACGCTGGGCCTCTCCACCATGGATGCCACATGGTCGTACAAGGTCAAAGCGAAGGGAGCAAAGGCGCGAACGCTCGCCTTGGACGGCCGTATCCCGCTCGACAAGATCGCCGACGCTCGGGCCCGCATGCGGGCGGGATCATGGCTTGCCGAGGCGACCGAGAGCGTCGGGCTCAAAGGCAAGAACGCAATCGGGCTGGAGGGCTGCGTCTTTGAAGTCCGGCAGGGGTACAAGAGCAACGATGCGAAGCGCCAGAACGCTGACGTCTCTAACGCTGCCAACGCCTTTGCTCATCGCTACCTGCCCGTGATGGTCCTTCTGTCGGTACAAATTCCCGACAACTTGGCCGAGCGATATCAGCGGGCGCACTGGCTCATCCTGCGCGGGACTGTCGGTGGCACAATGACCGATTCGACTTACGTCTTCTGCCGCGACGTGCTGGGCTATGACTTAGCCGGGTTCTTTCGTCGCAACTCCGCCGCGATCAAGTCCGAGACGCTGGCCGTGTTCGAGGGGTTACTCAAATGAACACGGACCTATTTGGCCATCCCATCGCCAACCGCGCGCCCGCACACGGCCTCGGTCTTCGTGACCATCTGACCTTTCGCGGCAATGTCGCACTGGGGCGGCACGGCTGGCTTCGTCTGACCCCCGCGTACTCGCTCCATCTTGTACGCGAGCTACTCAAACAATCCGGCCCGGATGAGTTCGTCCTTGATCCCTTCTCCGGCACCGGCACCACGCCGCTCGCCTGCGCTTCGCTTGGCATCCGCTGCCACGCGGCTGACATCAACCCGTTCCTCGTCTGGCTCGGCAATCTCAAGCTGACACGATTCGACGACAGCGTGGTCCGCGCCATGAAATCGGCGGCCTCACGAATCGCCGACAAGGCCCGCGAGCGAGGCACTCACTCTTGGAAGCCCGACCTTCACCAGATCGAGAAGTGGTGGGATGCTCCCACGCTGCACGCGCTGGCCGCCTTGTGTGACGCGATCCGCAACCCGACGCGCGACCGGGTTGACAACGTCGGCGATCTCTTGCGAGTCGCGTTCTGCCGCGTGATGATCCAGAATGCCAATGTCTCCTTCGGACACCAGTCCATGTCCTTCAAGAAGAAGGACGACGAAGCGGAACTTGTCACTGAGACTCCAACGCGGACGGCCAATCGCATCGCCGACGCCTTCGTGGTCGCAGCTAACGAAATCGCCGACAGTGTGGGCATCGAGCCACCAACCGCCGATTGCCGTGTGTTCCTAGGCGATTCGCGCCACCTCCCCGCAGTTCTCCCCACGAGCGAAGATCGGTATACCGCCGTCATCACATCGCCGCCCTATCCCAACCGTATGTCCTACATTCGCGAGCTTCGTCCGTACATGTACTGGCTTGGCTATCTCTCCGACGGCCGCGCCGCCGGTGAGCTCGATTGGAAGGCCATCGGCGGCACATGGGGCTGCGCTACGAGCCTGCTTAACACCTGGACCCCCAACGGTCACGGCAACATCCCATTCCCGCATTTCGATCGCATCATCCGCGAGATCAGCCGGAGCCACAGGCTACTTGGCCGCTACGTCCACAAGTACTTCGAGGACATCAAATGCCACATGGTGGGCCTGCGCGAAGTGCTTGCTCCCGGCGCTCGCTGCCACTACATCGTCGGCAACTCCAAGTTCTACGACACTTTGCTTCCGGTAGAGGGCATCTACGCAGCGATGTTCGAGGATGCCGGTTTCGTGGATGTGAGCGTTGAAACGATCCGCAAGCGCACATCGAAGAGGGAATTATACGAGTTTGTCGTCCACGCCTTCGCGCCGTGAATGTCTATCGAGTTCGAGAACGGGGCGGTCATCGCCCTCGACGGCATTCCCAACAAGATGCAGGTCGACGACATGGAAATCGACGGCCGCATCTTTCCCGTCGGCACCAAGCCCGCCGACGCCGTCACAAAAAAGGGCCGCGCCGGCGCGGCACGACGGCCGAGCCGCTCTCGACGACCGCGGCAAAGGTCGAAACGGCCGCGGCAAAGGTCGAAACGGCCGCGGCAAAGGTCGAAACGGCCGCGGCAAAGGTCGAAACGGCCGCGGCGCAGCGCCACGTCCCCCTGTTCGACCGCCGATGGACGCGACCTTCGCAAAAAAGGGATTTTTTGCCGCGAATTTTCTGTCATTCGCCGCCGTTGCGGCAACAATTGCCGCGCTTCAGACGGGAAGCGGCGCAAACAAGCCACGAAATGCGGCAAACACAGTCTCGTCCGGCGCGTTTCTCATGAGAAGCGCGGCAAAAGCAGGAATAAATGCAGCGCCCGCGCCCCGCGCCGAAGCGCCGCGGCCCGTTGCCGCCGTGCCGCGTCGACGCGCCCAAGCCCCGCCGCCCCGCTCACCGCGAATCGGCCAGCCAGTCCTTCAGGTGACGGGCCAGCAGCTCCGGCCGACGCTCCTTCAGAATGCGCGCCGCCAACGCCTCCTCGACCTTCAGATTCCGCATCGCCTGCTCAACCCGCTTCCAGAGCTGGTCCCGCTTCCGGTCGGTCTGCGCCAGGAACAGCTCCGACGCCAGCTCCGACAGCTTCGACAGCATGATCCCGTCCCGGTGGTCGTAATAACGCTCGATGATCCGCTTCTGATGCGGCGTGAAATCCGGCATGAAACCCCTCCGCAACGTTCCCGGCGGCCGGCCGGACATCCGCCCGGCACACGCCCGATTCCCCTAACCCCGCGATCCCCCGCCGGCCGGACGACGCCCCCCGCGAGAGGGCTGCGGCGCACCTTCCAGGCGGGCGAAGATCATCCGCCCCGCCGAGGTCTGGAGCACGCTCGTGACATCGACGGACACCACCTCGCCGATCCGCTCCCGCCCGCCCTCGACGACGATCATCGTCCCGTCGTCGAGATAGCCGACGCCCTGCCCGGCCTCCTCGCCGGGCTTGATGATCTTGACGCTCATGCTCTCCCCCGGCAGGGCGATCGGCTTGAGGGCGTTGGCCAGGTCGTTGATGTTGATGATGTCAATATTCCGCAACTGGCCGATCTTGTTCAGATTGTAGTCGTTCGTCGCCACCCGGCCGTTGAGCTGCGCCGCCAGCGCCAGCAGCTTCAGGTCGACCGATTCGCCCGCCTCGGCCTTCGACAGCGTCGGCTCCAGGATCTCGATGTCAACATGCTCCTTCATCTGAAGCTTGTTCAGCACGTCCAGCCCGCGCCGCCCGCGGACGCGCTTGAGTTTGTCATTCGAGTCCGCCACGGCCTGAAGCTCGTGCAGCACGAATCGCGGGACCACCAGCTTCGTGTCGATGATGCCGGTGTCGCAGATCTCCGCGATCCGGCCGTCGATGATGACGGAGGTGTCCAGGATGATCGGCCGGCCGCCCTTGACCTGCCGGGCGAATTCAACATAGGGGATGACGAACCGGATGTCGTCCTTGGTCTGAAGCACGAAGCTGACGCAGTAGTAGCAGACGATGATGCCCAGCAGAACCTTCGTGACCGCGAGGATCGGATGCTCCACGCCGCCGACCGGCAGATACTCGGCCGGCAGAAACGCGTAGGACATCGCATTCAGCACGAAATTCAGCCCGTAGGAAATCACCAGCCCGACGATCAACCCGAAGAACAGGCCGGACAACGCCTGGAGGCTTTTGCGGGGAATCAGCACCTCCACCGCCACGACGCACACGGCGAGAATCAAGACGCCGACGATCAGGATCGTACGCGAATCGGGAAGCAGGTTTCCCTTCTCCACGTAACTCATGCCAACAGCCATGACCGCGAGAATCAGGAAGAGGCGTAGAAAATGTTGAAGCATGAAGTATGGCTCCGCGAAGCGACGGGACGTTGGAATAGGAAGTGGAACCTCGACGGCTGTCCCGCCCGGCGATCCGAGAAAACGGCTCGGACCCGGGAAGAATGGAATCGATCCGGCAGCGCGCGATGAACGGATCGCGGGAGAATCGGATTCGAGATGAACCGGACAGGCCGCATCACGGACGGACTATACCATTGAATCCCCTTCGCCTACAGCCGCGTGCCCGTCGCCTTCGGTCTCGCCCCCCCTCCAATCCGGAAACGGGTACAATGGCCGCAAGTCGGCCTCCGGCCGGCGGGCGAGGGGCGTCATGAAATCCCGGCTTGATGACAGCCGTGCGAATGCAGCGGGCACGCGCCGCGCAGTTCCGGCCGCGCCGCGTGGCTCGATCGCCACGAAGGCGATGCTCATGGGCATGATCGTGCTGTCCATTCCCGGCGCGCTCGATATCCCGTTGAAACGGTCCGCTCAGGCTGAACCGCGGGCCGTCGCCGCCGCACTATCCGCCGCCGAGGATCTGCGTCAAACAGCGGCCCGACTGATCGCCGAGGAAAAAATCGACGCGGCGCTTGAGGCCGCTCAGCGCGCGCTTCAGGCCAACCCCGCGGACGATCGAGTCCGTGAGGAGTTCGTCGCCCTACACCTGGCGCTTGCACGACGACTTGTCGCCGACGAGCGGTTCGCGCTGGCGGAAAAAACGCTCGAGGCGGCCGAGCGGGCTCAACCCTCCGACCCTGAGCCTCGTGATCTGCTTCACCGCATCGCCGCGGGTCGCGCCGCCGCGCCCGTGCGCGTGGAGACGGCTCGAAAATGGCTCGCGCTCGAATGGTATGAGCCGGCGTTTGTCACGTTTCGACAGGCAGTGGCTCTCGTACCCAGCCACCGCCGGGAATGGCTTTCGAGTTTTTACCAGGCGTCCATCGGTGCGGGCGATGACGAATACATCACCAAGAACTTTCACACAGCCGCATTCCACTATGACGCGGCCCTGAAACTCGGGGATGAACTCGGCCTGGCACCGACAGCCGCCCTGCTCGATCGCTGGCTTCAATGCCTCGCGCACGCCCTGGCCCGCGACATCGATCGCACGATCTATCCGCCGGAATTCTGGAAACTCTCGCTGCAACGAGCCGCGACCGTCGGCGGCACATCGCCCGGGTCAGACAGAATGCTCGCCGTGCTGAGGGGACTGGCTTATGAAAACCTTGGCGAGCCGGGACGAGCCGCCAATGAATACGCCCGTTTCCTGGGACGCCCCGCGACCGAATCGGCGGCCGCCGCGCAGGACCTGCGGAACCAGGTGATGGCATCGCTGCGACAGCGATATGACATCGATTCCTGCGGACGGCGGCGCGGATTCTGGCAACACGCCGACCCAGGCGAGCCACGCGTGCTTCCGAGCGATCGGTTCCGAATCCATCATCGCAATGAACGAGTGGCCGAACTCGTCGCGGAAGCGGTTCGGTTCCACTTCGCCCGAATTGCGGATCTGCTGTCGCTTGATATCGGAGAGATTCCATGGCAGGCGCCGTGCGACATTTTCATTCATGTCGACGCGCGATCATTCCGCGAAGCCCTCGGCCACGGAAGGGACGTGCGGGCGGCCAGCGTGATCGATTCGAGCGGACGACGCCTCGTGCGGCATGAAATACACCTGTACCAGCAGGATCCGATGATGCTGTCGGCGTCGCTTTCGCACGAGTTGGCGCATCTGATGATCGCCGCTCGAAACGAATATCGCCCGATGCCCGCCGTCATCAGTGAGGGGCTCGCGCTTCACGTGGAGCCGAAATGTCGACGGCGACAATTTGCGAGGCTGTTCCATGATCTTCCACGTCCGCGAAAGCTCGGGCTTCTTCTGAACATCAGCCAGACTCACCCGCCGGAAGCGGAATTCTACTGTGAAGCCTACCAGTTCGTGGATGTTCTGGCATCGCGGGGCGGACTGGGCCGCGTGCTGGAGATTAACGACAAAGAGGCCAGCCTGGCGCAGCTCACCCGGCTCTTCCAGTTTGCCTCGTCCGCCGATTTGGAAGCTGCCTATCTCGCGAATTGGCCCGGCGTTAAAAGCGAGCAACCCCGTTAAGCCTGCCGCCGGTGTTCTGCGGCGCTCCCCGAGTCTCTGGTCATTATTCCGTGATCGTGATATATTTTAGATATGCAGGAAACTCAAAAAACTCTCGCATCGTAGAGGAGAAATTGCAATGTTTGGACTACTTCCAGGACTTGGCGGCGGTGGAATATTCGGCCTGCTGCCGGTCTACGCTATCTTCTTTGTCATTAACCTGGTTTTGCAGCTCTTATTTGGAAACCTGGGAGACATCTTCACTCCCCCGGACAACCTCAACTAACGTCGGCGACTCCAACCGATCGCCCAAGAACACTGCACGCCCGGTCGACCGAAGGACGGTCGTCTGGGCGTTTTTTCTTGGCATTGCTGAATGAGAAAAGCCGGTGAAGATCCGATGGTGCGTTATGGATCGGTCGAGATAAAAATGACATTTACATGGCACCCTACCGCTGCAGCCTCCGTCGGATTCTCACGAACGATGAGGGCGTTCGCCAGCGCCTGGCCGAACGGATCGCCGGAACCGCCCCAGCCACATGGGTCTGCAACCATGCCTCTCTGATCATCATTCCAGACACGGGCGGGGACAAACGCAGGCCGTGCGTCGCGTGTCGCCTTCATTTCGCGATTCAGCGAAGCTCGCCAACGATGCGGCGGCAGTACCGCGTGCCCCATCAGGCCCCTCACCGCCATTCGAACAAACAGCCATGAGCAAACATACGCGCTCACCGGATTTCCCGGCAGCCCGAACACATGCTGGCCATCTGGGCCTACCCCGTAGGCGATCGGCTTGCCCGGTCGAACCTGCACCCCGTGGAACTTCCACTCGACGCCCAGATCCGTGAAAACTTCCGGAACCAGATCGAGCGTTCCCATCGACATTCCGCCCGAAGCGACGGCAATCGGATGCCGGAGCGCCATTGAAAGACGCTCTCGCAGTTCCTGCGGATCATCCCGCGCAACGCCGCAGTCGTGCAACTGTGCTCCGAACTGTCGCATCAACGCTCCGAGCATCGGCCCGTTGCTCTCGAAGATCTGTCCCGGGCCGCGCGGCGTTCCCGGCGGGACCAGCTCATTTCCTGTTGTGACGACGCCGACCGTGACTTCAGGATAGACGCGCACGCTTGTCAGGCCGTTCGCCGCCATGACGGCAATCTGTGGCGCTTCGATCTTCAGCGGCGGTGCCAGGACGATGTCGCGCTGCCGAACATGAGCGCCCCGACGCGAAACATTCATGCCGGTGGTTGCCGCTACACCGATCGTCACGCTCGACCCGTCGCTCGATATTTGCGCGTCTTCAATCCGCACCACCGCGTCCGTTCCGGGTGGAAGCGGCGCGCCGGTATTGATCCGAACCGCCGACCCGGCCGTGATCTGCTGCGTAACCGACCCGCCCGCCGCCGCCAGGCCC
It contains:
- a CDS encoding site-specific DNA-methyltransferase, which produces MNTDLFGHPIANRAPAHGLGLRDHLTFRGNVALGRHGWLRLTPAYSLHLVRELLKQSGPDEFVLDPFSGTGTTPLACASLGIRCHAADINPFLVWLGNLKLTRFDDSVVRAMKSAASRIADKARERGTHSWKPDLHQIEKWWDAPTLHALAALCDAIRNPTRDRVDNVGDLLRVAFCRVMIQNANVSFGHQSMSFKKKDDEAELVTETPTRTANRIADAFVVAANEIADSVGIEPPTADCRVFLGDSRHLPAVLPTSEDRYTAVITSPPYPNRMSYIRELRPYMYWLGYLSDGRAAGELDWKAIGGTWGCATSLLNTWTPNGHGNIPFPHFDRIIREISRSHRLLGRYVHKYFEDIKCHMVGLREVLAPGARCHYIVGNSKFYDTLLPVEGIYAAMFEDAGFVDVSVETIRKRTSKRELYEFVVHAFAP
- a CDS encoding tetratricopeptide repeat protein, producing the protein MKSRLDDSRANAAGTRRAVPAAPRGSIATKAMLMGMIVLSIPGALDIPLKRSAQAEPRAVAAALSAAEDLRQTAARLIAEEKIDAALEAAQRALQANPADDRVREEFVALHLALARRLVADERFALAEKTLEAAERAQPSDPEPRDLLHRIAAGRAAAPVRVETARKWLALEWYEPAFVTFRQAVALVPSHRREWLSSFYQASIGAGDDEYITKNFHTAAFHYDAALKLGDELGLAPTAALLDRWLQCLAHALARDIDRTIYPPEFWKLSLQRAATVGGTSPGSDRMLAVLRGLAYENLGEPGRAANEYARFLGRPATESAAAAQDLRNQVMASLRQRYDIDSCGRRRGFWQHADPGEPRVLPSDRFRIHHRNERVAELVAEAVRFHFARIADLLSLDIGEIPWQAPCDIFIHVDARSFREALGHGRDVRAASVIDSSGRRLVRHEIHLYQQDPMMLSASLSHELAHLMIAARNEYRPMPAVISEGLALHVEPKCRRRQFARLFHDLPRPRKLGLLLNISQTHPPEAEFYCEAYQFVDVLASRGGLGRVLEINDKEASLAQLTRLFQFASSADLEAAYLANWPGVKSEQPR
- a CDS encoding molybdopterin molybdotransferase MoeA, with product MSDSGSKKDWGKQPHRLIDLEEAWEQIARIVRPLPTCEVDVRQAFGRVLAEPIVANDDFPPFDKSMMDGFAVRSVDCAVCNARLTIAGLAAAGGSVTQQITAGSAVRINTGAPLPPGTDAVVRIEDAQISSDGSSVTIGVAATTGMNVSRRGAHVRQRDIVLAPPLKIEAPQIAVMAANGLTSVRVYPEVTVGVVTTGNELVPPGTPRGPGQIFESNGPMLGALMRQFGAQLHDCGVARDDPQELRERLSMALRHPIAVASGGMSMGTLDLVPEVFTDLGVEWKFHGVQVRPGKPIAYGVGPDGQHVFGLPGNPVSAYVCSWLFVRMAVRGLMGHAVLPPHRWRASLNREMKATRDARPAFVPARVWNDDQRGMVADPCGWGGSGDPFGQALANALIVRENPTEAAAVGCHVNVIFISTDP
- a CDS encoding TRAM domain-containing protein; translated protein: MILAVCVVAVEVLIPRKSLQALSGLFFGLIVGLVISYGLNFVLNAMSYAFLPAEYLPVGGVEHPILAVTKVLLGIIVCYYCVSFVLQTKDDIRFVIPYVEFARQVKGGRPIILDTSVIIDGRIAEICDTGIIDTKLVVPRFVLHELQAVADSNDKLKRVRGRRGLDVLNKLQMKEHVDIEILEPTLSKAEAGESVDLKLLALAAQLNGRVATNDYNLNKIGQLRNIDIININDLANALKPIALPGESMSVKIIKPGEEAGQGVGYLDDGTMIVVEGGRERIGEVVSVDVTSVLQTSAGRMIFARLEGAPQPSRGGRRPAGGGSRG
- a CDS encoding exo-alpha-sialidase, yielding MCSNTLERYVKTSNTLRNFWWLCLVLPVGLAWANSVVAQSLTRPDPADDRPAMQVDPTPAAVNTTPERPEPGGRRGPMSSASDETQMLIGDLTERPRSGWLSDVLVGDPTFDEVEPAMCKSPEGVLFIAVEQYGATYDGWVRVYRSNDGGQTWAWLISFRTGTESRNPSITYAKRASGEKWVFLAYAATMSDSSKQIIVIRFDPSNPSGTWTPVTAATGITGTPDIYPRICTDTLIYDVFYVYVTYSVNAVDYYAVKFTRSLDYGLTYSAPQDITGGAESSSFMSRPDIAYGSAGLFVAFEKAGWTGSAWKTQVWVTRSTNYGGTWSAPIQLTTAEDGAWHPSVAAAVGVSTVMIAFTQPFASQTDIFCAYSTNGGTSFSSGGPLPRTFDDEKTVALSVSDSGGLYHAAFWRAYNIEYTSTDATSPLPWAPVALVNEANWASSAYSRPAICINPTKPKAQEACVAWTDYRGSFYDVYFDAEFRDGACCFPDESCSVMNQTDCIGAGGVWQGSGIACESGLCLIDPCDTDSMAPTAHLTLGDFQCVPAAGITPIVATTTDPEGNLDTWMLEERGMGASPWNLVAMGHTPIVNGVLLNWVPAAPGYRMLRLTALDACGHTSTDVHLMYADQGPQTVLNYPAAGAILGGSAVCIDGLVSHGVCALSWLLEYRPGAGAWTTLANGTSAVLNLPLGQWNTTALADGSYSIRLSATSIGGANSRTVGVTVDNTPPVAVISSPVSCTFVDGVVPIVGTANDANLLGWQLYYAGGDAHGWILINSGTTPVINGVLANWNAAALAPCAYALRLVVTDKSVLDCNSALHNQREYVTLVAVGVGGDCDMNGDGFANGMDVQPFVNCLLTGP